Proteins from a genomic interval of Nitrospina gracilis Nb-211:
- the rimM gene encoding ribosome maturation factor RimM (Essential for efficient processing of 16S rRNA) — MEWIAVGRVTKPHGLKGELKFHPFVSDTSLLKTIRHGRLAMDDAPREWTIESVRGAGIPLIIKFQHCNTVDQARELAGCTLEVQDTDFPGLAEGEYYWFQILNLRVFDEDGRFYGTVEEIIETGSNDVYVVKDGDKELLLPMIDSVIKKIDLDERTLIFHKVEGLVEDHPV; from the coding sequence ATGGAATGGATTGCGGTCGGACGGGTCACAAAACCCCACGGACTGAAAGGGGAGCTCAAGTTCCACCCCTTCGTGTCCGACACATCACTCCTGAAAACCATCCGGCACGGTCGGCTGGCGATGGACGATGCCCCCCGCGAATGGACCATTGAATCGGTTCGCGGCGCAGGCATCCCCCTCATCATCAAATTTCAGCACTGCAACACGGTAGACCAGGCGCGGGAACTGGCCGGGTGTACGCTTGAGGTGCAGGACACGGATTTTCCCGGCCTCGCCGAAGGCGAATACTACTGGTTCCAGATTCTCAACCTCCGCGTGTTCGACGAAGACGGCCGCTTCTACGGCACCGTCGAGGAAATCATCGAAACCGGGAGCAACGACGTGTACGTCGTGAAAGACGGCGACAAGGAACTCCTCCTGCCGATGATCGATTCCGTTATCAAAAAAATCGATCTCGACGAACGCACCCTCATTTTTCACAAGGTCGAAGGACTCGTTGAAGACCATCCGGTTTGA